In Rhipicephalus microplus isolate Deutch F79 chromosome 7, USDA_Rmic, whole genome shotgun sequence, one genomic interval encodes:
- the LOC119186815 gene encoding sulfotransferase ssu-1-like, which produces MEGASLSTMFQNIDGERYIFFRDPEKVREALRFQPRSGDIVEVAYPKCGMQLMQQMIQLIVHDGHCAKDLREFSSRAPFLEDCGGKWPGEEPTTRLFRTHIRLGRIAVGTEAKYVYVARNPWDACYSQYVMNQKMPLCPMRETFDQFVDMFLEGALTNGCYFEHVLSGYARRNEPNVFFTTYENMVRDTATTALELAEFIGGKYAERLQKDNGLLANIVLHCTPEFLRTILQMETHQMVAMMFRSPALADSALKKTDVGDETFNLVCRPEVGSWKEAFSQEQLQRTVAKIKDCAGKDFVPELWNNEWQEVLRIAL; this is translated from the exons ATGGAAGGTGCTAGCTTGTCAACCATGTTTCAAAACATCGACGGGGAACGCTACATATTCTTTCGCGACCCAGAAAAGGTGCGGGAGGCGCTTCGGTTCCAGCCGCGGTCCGGAGACATCGTCGAGGTGGCGTATCCAAAGTGCGGCATGCAGTTGATGCAGCAGATGATACAGCTCATCGTACACGACGGGCACTGCGCGAAAGACTTACGCGAGTTCAGCTCGAGAGCCCCGTTTCTGGAGGACTGCGGCGGGAAGTGGCCGGGAGAGGAGCCTACAACGCGGCTCTTCCGGACGCACATCCGCCTGGGCAGGATAGCCGTCGGCACCGAGGCCAAGTACGTCTACGTTGCTCGTAATCCGTGGGACGCCTGCTACTCCCAGTACGTCATGAACCAGAAGATGCCGCTTTGTCCGATGCGGGAGACATTCGACCAGTTTGTGGATATGTTTCTCGAAGGTGCTCTTACGAATGGCTGCTATTTCGAGCACGTTCTCTCTGGCTACGCGAGACGGAACGAGCCTAACGTCTTTTTCACGACCTACGAAAACATGGTGCGTGACACGGCAACGACTGCGCTGGAACTGGCTGAATTTATTGGAGGGAAGTACGCTGAAAG GTTGCAGAAGGACAACGGGCTCCTGGCCAACATCGTACTACACTGTACGCCGGAGTTTCTGCGGACTATTCTACAAATGGAAACACATCAAATGGTTGCCATGATGTTTCGCAGCCCGGCACTAGCAGACTCGGCCCTAAAAAAGACGGACGTGGGAGACGAAACTTTCAACCTGGTGTGCCGCCCTGAAGTTGGATCATGGAAGGAGGCTTTCTCGCAAGAGCAACTACAGAGAACCGTAGCCAAAATCAAGGATTGTGCGGGGAAAGACTTTGTGCCGGAGTTGTGGAATAACGAGTGGCAGGAAGTTCTGCGCATAGCATTATAA